In Hippoglossus stenolepis isolate QCI-W04-F060 chromosome 13, HSTE1.2, whole genome shotgun sequence, a single genomic region encodes these proteins:
- the cd302 gene encoding CD302 antigen isoform X1, translating to MEPESRNHHLGSVWRCVFLLSLHLKFGLTGDCPADGRTWVPLQDRCYHFVHGEEDKIKSYTFERAKSLCQGFELLTIQSAEENDFVIKYSPEVWKGNVNVWLGMYYDTSSEDMRWFGEDPVGFTNWEDSSSPSDLVPLDTCVTLHSNTGKWENVSCLDEVENGVICEILQKAEEAKQKPSALLSALVILSVVAIMGVSAVIWFLHQKHNLGTTLFTAFEYHPPFRVLETDQSCLVEAEENDSVP from the exons ATGGAGCCTGAGAGCAGGAATCACCATCTTGGATCCGTGTGGCGCTGCGTCTTCCTGCTGAGTCTCCACCTGAAGTTTGGTCTGACGGGAG ACTGCCCTGCAGATGGACGCACCTGGGTGCCCCTTCAAGACAGATGTTACCACTTTGTTCACGGGGAGGAGGACAAAATCAAAAGCTACACTTTTGAGAGAGCAAAATCTCTCTGCCAAGGTTTCG AGCTTCTGACCATACAAAGTGCGGAGGAGAATGACTTTGTCATTAAATATAGCCCAGAGGTGTGGAAAGGCAATGTCAACGTGTGGCTGGGAATGTATTATGACACAAGCA GTGAGGACATGAGGTGGTTCGGCGAGGACCCCGTGGGATTCACTAACTGGGAGGACAGCTCGTCTCCGTCAGACCTCGTGCCCCTGGACACGTGCGTGACCCTGCACAGCAACACGGGAAAGTGGGAAAATGTCAGCTGCCTGGATGAGGTGGAGAACGGTGTGATCTGTGAGATCCTTCAGA AAGCAGAGGAAGCCAAGCAGA AACCCAGCGCGCTGCTGTCGGCCCTGGTCATTCTCAGCGTAGTGGCTATCATGGGAGTCTCAGCGGTTATTTGGTTCCTGCACCAGAAGCACAATCTTGGCACCACCCTCTTCACGGCATTCGAGTACCACCCTCCGTTCCGAGTCCTGGAGACGGACCAGTCGTGCCTGGTGGAGGCTGAGGAGAACGACAGTGTGCCGTAG
- the cd302 gene encoding CD302 antigen isoform X2 — protein sequence MEPESRNHHLGSVWRCVFLLSLHLKFGLTGDCPADGRTWVPLQDRCYHFVHGEEDKIKSYTFERAKSLCQGFELLTIQSAEENDFVIKYSPEVWKGNVNVWLGMYYDTSSEDMRWFGEDPVGFTNWEDSSSPSDLVPLDTCVTLHSNTGKWENVSCLDEVENGVICEILQTEEAKQKPSALLSALVILSVVAIMGVSAVIWFLHQKHNLGTTLFTAFEYHPPFRVLETDQSCLVEAEENDSVP from the exons ATGGAGCCTGAGAGCAGGAATCACCATCTTGGATCCGTGTGGCGCTGCGTCTTCCTGCTGAGTCTCCACCTGAAGTTTGGTCTGACGGGAG ACTGCCCTGCAGATGGACGCACCTGGGTGCCCCTTCAAGACAGATGTTACCACTTTGTTCACGGGGAGGAGGACAAAATCAAAAGCTACACTTTTGAGAGAGCAAAATCTCTCTGCCAAGGTTTCG AGCTTCTGACCATACAAAGTGCGGAGGAGAATGACTTTGTCATTAAATATAGCCCAGAGGTGTGGAAAGGCAATGTCAACGTGTGGCTGGGAATGTATTATGACACAAGCA GTGAGGACATGAGGTGGTTCGGCGAGGACCCCGTGGGATTCACTAACTGGGAGGACAGCTCGTCTCCGTCAGACCTCGTGCCCCTGGACACGTGCGTGACCCTGCACAGCAACACGGGAAAGTGGGAAAATGTCAGCTGCCTGGATGAGGTGGAGAACGGTGTGATCTGTGAGATCCTTCAGA CAGAGGAAGCCAAGCAGA AACCCAGCGCGCTGCTGTCGGCCCTGGTCATTCTCAGCGTAGTGGCTATCATGGGAGTCTCAGCGGTTATTTGGTTCCTGCACCAGAAGCACAATCTTGGCACCACCCTCTTCACGGCATTCGAGTACCACCCTCCGTTCCGAGTCCTGGAGACGGACCAGTCGTGCCTGGTGGAGGCTGAGGAGAACGACAGTGTGCCGTAG